A window from Littorina saxatilis isolate snail1 linkage group LG9, US_GU_Lsax_2.0, whole genome shotgun sequence encodes these proteins:
- the LOC138976984 gene encoding E3 ubiquitin-protein ligase TRIM33-like: MATAAPPVPEPDDMDCSVCHEQYVQPKLLPCGHLLCHHCLLSWLQSQDQALCPLCRCAIMEPEERGQKSWQDVADGFPTDLAMADLVGAHRLLKQSHSCICEEAAATCLCLTCGDLFCESCRKIHLKQKVARNHTVEDLTSLTADKVAGSQHAACAVHADKTTELFCPTHVESICHLCATSRHRSCPEVKDIEEKVKDARAVLAELAATLTEGEARLDKAIQQLDAHLAETEKQTKKAVAEIEAVCARLEKSVQDCRHRLNELAHSACSDVKEAVTETKTCLLQRRGKLTSHKHVVQRVQDAKNRDTVSTMTPVMQTRVGNLDCSATLPSGVKVVSKETVVIDAEAVTRIEKELSALGQAKVMSADLDFVPVPVLFFHDNHGKNIVLSNNKQTAERRGSDDYGGIVVASQPMMTNMLYEVSH, translated from the exons ATGGCGACCGCTGCCCCACCAGTGCCAGAACCCGATGACATGGACTGCAGCGTGTGTCACGAGCAGTACGTGCAGCCCAAGCTGCTGCCCTGCGGACACCTGCTGTGTCACCACTGTCTGCTGTCCTGGCTGCAGTCTCAAGACCAGGCCCTGTGTCCGCTATGCCGCTGCGCCATCATGGAACCCGAGGAGCGAGGCCAGAAGAGCTGGCAGGACGTCGCGGACGGTTTTCCCACAGACCTGGCCATGGCGGACCTGGTGGGGGCTCACCGTCTGCTCAAACAGTCGCACAGCTGTATTTGTGAGGAGGCCGCGGCcacgtgtctgtgtctgacgtGCGGGGACCTGTTCTGCGAGTCGTGCCGGAAGATACACCTGAAGCAGAAAGTGGCCAGGAACCACACGGTGGAGGACCTGACCTCCCTGACGGCGGACAAAGTGGCGGGAAGCCAGCACGCCGCCTGCGCCGTCCACGCGGACAAGACCACGGAGCTGTTCTGCCCGACACACGTCGAGAGCATTTGCCACCTGTGCGCCACGTCCCGCCACCGCAGCTGCCCGGAGGTCAAGGATATAGAGGAGAAGGTCAAGGACGCGCGTGCCGTGCTGGCGGAGCTGGCGGCCACGCTGACCGAAGGGGAGGCCAGGCTGGACAAAGCCATCCAACAGCTGGACGCCCACCTGGCGGAGACCGAGAAGCAGACCAAGAAGGCCGTTGCTGAGATCGAAGCCGTGTGTGCGCGCCTGGAGAAGTCGGTCCAGGACTGTCGTCATCGCCTGAACGAGCTGGCCCACAGCGCGTGCTCTGACGTCAAGGAGGCGGTGACGGAGACCAAGACGTGTCTGCTACAGCGACGCGGGAAGCTGACGTCACACAAACACGTGGTACAGCGCGTGCAGGACGCCAAGAATCGCGACACTGTCAGCACCATGACGCCCGTGATGCAGACACGTGTTGGAAACCTCGACTGCAGCGCCACCTTGCCCTCAGGCGTCAAGGTCGTATCCAAGGAGACCGTCGTGATCGACGCAGAGGCCGTGACCCGCATTGAGAAAGAGCTGTCAGCACTCGGTCAGGCGAAAGTCATGTCTGCTGATTTGGATTTTGTGCCT GTGccagttttgtttttccatGACAACCATGGTAAGAACATCGTGCTGAGCAACAACAAGCAGACGGCAGAGAGAAGAGGGTCTGACGACTATGGTGGTATCGTTGTCGCCTCTCAGCCTATGATGACGAACATGTTGTACGAGGTTAGTCATTGA